In the genome of Pogona vitticeps strain Pit_001003342236 chromosome 13, PviZW2.1, whole genome shotgun sequence, the window aagacaaagagagaaatcATTCAGCCGGCCTCGTCTCCTGGCAAGGCTGGTCCCGGCCTTTGTGGATAAACGCCGGACACTCTCCCCACACTTCCCATGATGGGCATTTCTTCTGAGTTCATCTTCCCAACGTGCTGTGTACAGAAAGGGCACATTGTCCCAAGCAAATCTACACCATCTAAAGTCATTTCTGGTTCCAGTACTCTGTATCTCTCGAATATCTGTAAATATCTCTATTTACAGATATTCTGTATTACTTGAATATCTATAGAATAACAAGCTCTATTTGCTAGTTTTTTTTCTGCAACTTAGGGGGCGTAGAGGATTTCTGAGCAATGCTCAGGGTGTTTCCAGAGGTGTGCTTGTCTGATAAGCATGAAGAAGAGAGAAGGACACCAAAAACGTTGGAGAGCTCCCCATGTCAGAagacaaagcttggctcccatcATGTTCTCAGCCAGGGCAACGAATAAGAGTAAGGAAactgagaaagagcaggaaaatgGTTCTGATCCATTGAGTTAGCCAATAATTTTTCACATTGTATTTTCACCACAAGGTCTCCCATCAAAACAACACCTTTCCCAATCTGATTGACCTCCAGGCAGATCCATTCAGGCATTCGTAAATCTACCTTTCCCCAGAgagctccccccccacccccctcccaaAGAAGCTCCATCGCTCTTTCCAGGGAACTCTAATGGCTCCCTCTCTCTCCCGGCACTTACAGCAGAAGGAGGACCAAGAGAACGACGATGAGTGCCCAGGTTTCTGGAGAGAAGCAGGAATGAAAGTTCATTCTGAGGACCACGCAATGAAatgccttcctttccttctacGCCCGTCACCCTCCTGTGCTGGTTTCCAAGCTGATGAGCAGAAGATGCTCCTGTTCCCTTCGGCCACTTGCACTTTTAATTTGAAAGCTCCTCCTTGGCAAGTCACATGAAAGAGCTGATGGACTGCCCCCCCCTTCGCATGGCCAATTTATAGGTGTTTGCCTGCTCCTCCTGACTCAACCTTGTCTCCAGCAGGCCGGTGATAACCAGAACCTCTTGGAAGGCAGCTGTTTGCTAGTAAACCTTGTCAAGGGCATGTAGGAATAGGCTGAAATCTGGTCACTCAGAacctcttctttattttattttattttattttattttcattttattttattttattttattttattttattttattttattttatttatatcccgcctatctggtcggattaggaccactctaggtggctaacaacataaaataacacaatacatgtatataaaacaatttttgcacaacagaaacattaaacaagatgggaaaaaaacaataggaaaggaaagaaaaagggcatcaggaattatctgatgggaaggcctgccgaaacatccatgtttttaattgatttttaaagatacccagcgagggagccatgcgaATCCCAGGatgtagattgttccagaggcaaggagccaccgccgagaaggcccgatttcttgtcttttccttctgggcctcccttggcgttaggctcctcagcctcacctcctggctcacacgagtgacacgggtagatcttctgtgggttccattgattcatttaGCCCTACtctaactaagcaacaggatttcagccactcaacACTCAGCAGAGGtttcccattctgtttctgctggagTTGCTCTGGAACCATGTTATATGTCCAAAGCCACACAAACGGGCCCATCTCTTACAAGGCCCATAGTGGAATTGATCTCCTGCTCCCTGGCTCCACAACCAAGTACTCCAACTCATTGAGCTTACACAGCCATGGCTGAACGGAAATCTGAACTTGGTTCTCTTCAGTTGTTGTCCAATCTAATTTCACACTTCCCGTGGTTTTAGTTGTCATTAGTGTCCtacatcggattccaaaagatctcctgtatggagaattagtgcagggacataggaggagagggagactacagctgcgatacaaggatatctgcaagtgggatctgaaggccttaggaatggccttaacagatggaaaaccctcacatctaagcattcagcctggagacaggtggtgcatcacggcctctcccaatttgaagagacccttgtccagcaggccgaggcaaagaggaagtcacaaaagcagcaaaaccagggagctggaaaggggacagatattatttgtcttcagtgtggaagggatagtcactctcgaactggcctcctcagccacactagacgctgttccaagtcctccatacagagcacgttaccataatctcttgagactgaaggatgcctaatctaatctagtGTCCTACATTTCAATTCCACCTTTCATCCAAGTAGCTCAGGGCTGCATATGTGGCTGATTTCCTTACAACACTCCTGGGACATAAATAAGGCTGAAACAGTGTGCCTCGCCCAAggtcactcagtgagtttcatggcgaacaggaatttgaacctgTTCTTTTACCCTGATATCGTATCCGAAGACACAAAAAGACATCTAAGTGTTCTTGCTTGACATCTCTTACTACTATAAATCTTTAcattcttccccttccccttctttctgAAACCAGCAAGATTTTGCTTTTGCTCCACAATGACTTTGAACCAATGATGAAGATGAATGAAATAAGAATTTTGGACGGTGATGCATATACAGGATTGGAGCTGGCCACTGGCTTTTTATAAACAAGTGCATGTAAGGAGTTCAGTTCAAGGATAGTTGCCCAACATAGATAGGGCAGGAAGAtgcatgaggttttttttttaattgaaccgTGTGCAGCTCACAAAAGAGAACAGGAGAACTGGAAAAGTGAGTCCTGGGAATGAGGGAGGAACGAACCCCTTTGACCCTCCGCTGCTCAAGGGGACCAGGGAGCCAAGCTGGTTCTCTGAGAATGATTATCTGCAAAAGGATCTCAGGTTTGTCAGAGCCTCGATCCAACGGCAGAGAATGGTTTCTAAggagataaataaatacatttatttatctcAAGCTCAAGGCAGGGGACTTTTATTACCAAATGTACCTCTCCTTCTTACAAGGATAAGCTACATAAACCTGTCAATGAGGATCACAGCAAGAGGACCTTCGAGTGTATCTGTGACTTAAGGAATGGCAACGTTGCATGGAATGGGCAGAAACAAACAGGAGAAGATATTTGCTAGACCTCGTTAAAGGGTGAAGCAACCAGCGTTCTTCCTCCTACAGTGCCCGCCACTCCCTCAAGGAACGCTGGGTCAaggtggccccatctttgctgtcctcccacaatcaggtgaagacctttctgcTTCTCTAGGAGATCATAAACAGGATGGTTCATATTTTCTTGcctctaaatctgtttttagaaacatttttactTCATGTTTTAAATGTAATGTTATAAATTTCTCCTTGACGTTTGAATAATAGTCTGTTTTTAGCCTccactgttgtgtttttaatgatgcaagtagCATTGGGTCTTTTattggttaaataaataaataaataaataaataaataaataaataaataaataaataaataaataaataaataagctgaattaaaaaaaaactatgtcaACTTGGTGGGATtaagtttaatttaaaatgtagcCACTCATTCGAAGTCTTAATCCTTCACCTATAAATTTCATTTACCATATGTATATAAACTAAGTTCATAAAGGTTACAATTTTATACAGTTGATCTGTGTTTTTTTCTAATTAAATAGGTTTACATTGCAGCAGAGAGTTATGCATTTAATCTATGAGGATAAGATTTCAGTGATATTCTTGAGATCAAAAATCACAATGTCCTGTTTTCAATTCTGCTGCTTCAAGTTACTAGTCCTGAGTGATGTGAAGGGGAGTGTTGGAAAACATGGTGCCCCATTTGCAGACTTTGGTCCTTCTGTTCATGTGGGTGACCCAAGGATGTGAGGCAGGAGGAGGGCTGTGGCATCGGCCGCCTTGCCATTTCCTATTTCTCTAGTCCTCGGATCCAGCAGCCTTTCGGGGAACGAACTTCAGTTTGATCGGCTTCTTTGGCTGCATGAAGAGTTGGCTCTTAAGTTCCAAGGGGATCTTTGACAAAACCAAGAGGTATAGGTATATGGTGTGGAGGGAGAAACATAAATGAAAAATGATTAGAAAATGGGTTAAAAGGGAGATTCGgcagctattttatttatttatttatttatttgatttttaccctgcccctctagatcATGCTAATTGGCAGGAAATCAGAGATATATGCTTCtctcatttttattgttttgagaGTCCCTCTTATTTTCCCCACACATCTTCTGATGGATTtactaaaggaaaaaaatcaaagcgCTTTTTCCTTGGTAACTCAATGGCTGAAGTGTGAGCTCAGCCATTCTTGAGTGCTGCTTAAACTTCAGGCATTTGAGAGTTTTTTCAAAATCAGCAATTCATTGATTTTGTGGTTTGTGGTCACTGTTTGGTACTAAAACTCCCACGATCCACAGACAGTTTGGTCACTGGCTAGACACCCTCTGAGACATAATACAAAATTCCCACAAAGCTTTTACACATGTCTTTTGCCACCAGAAAGCAAGATGGTGGTGCTAAAGGTTGCAGGACCTCAATCCAGAGGTGAGGCCCATATAATTAAATAGCCAGGAGCAATAAAGCCTACTATAAATCTTCGCTTTTTTCCTCTTTACCATGTTTTCCTGCTTTCTGTGGCTCAGAAGAGTTAACTTTTGCTCCACAATGATTGGAAGCAAATGAGGCAGAAGAATGAAATATGATTTGGGGAGAGCAGTGTGCATAGAGGATTGGATTTGCCTATTTGGTTTTGGTGAACAGTTACGTGCCAGCAGTACACTTCAACAGCCTTTGccctttatatacagtatatagattaaaaacaacagcaataaaactCTTCTCGGTTTACCGGCGTCTCTTTGCAGGTCCGGAAGGAGAATTTCTGCAGGAGGATCACCATGGTCAATTTCAAAACTAGGAGAGCAAAGCGCATCCCAATGCAGTTCCTAGGACCCACTCCGAAGGGCAGGAAAGTGTACGGGTCTATGTTTTCCTTGTTCTCTTTACTGAACCTGTGTGcaaatccagagagagagagagagagagaaggaactaGGAGAGGAAAAGCAATTCCTGGAAATAGGAAGCAGCATACACCTTGGATCTTCCACTACTAGGAGGGACAGCTGAGTCAAGCTGGTTATTTGAGAATTCTTGTGTGCTGAAGGAACTCATTTTGGTCAGATAATAACTGATCAAAGGGCAGATCCAAAGAACATCTACTTCAGAGTAAGAAATCAAACTGTGATTCTGGTTGTGGGAAATGACAACTATGTGATTAAGAAACGTACTTCTCCTTTCTACAAGGATAAGCTGCATACACCTGCTATTAACCACCATGACAAGTGGCCCTTTGAGAACATCTATGGCTGGTCACTTGCAAAGTTGCATGGGATGGGCAggaacaaccaaacaaacaaagaggaTAAGTGGCTCAATGGAGCTCATGAAAGGCTGAAGTAGTCAGCATTCTCCCTCCTACATTGCCCATCACTGCTTCATCAATGTCTCTTGTGCTTGATACGATGGCCTAAATCTAGCTAGTAGTTCTAAATAGAGAGTAGAGACATTGACTGAATTCCAGAATGGTACATTAACAGTTCTATAGATCCCATTGATtgagtgggtctactctagttagctTCTGGCAGTGCAAATTTCCAATTTTAGAGGAGGTATCTATGCCGATTTCTTGCAACCTACCTCTCGGGTCTGAATTCTTCTGGCTCTGGCCAGTATTCTGGGATGCGGTGCAGGACAAAAGCCGGTAGCAGGACCACCGTTCCTTTGGGGATGGTCACCCCATGGATCTCCACGGTGTTTTTGCAAACCCTGTCAATCCGTCCTGCTGGGGGATATATCCTGAGGTTTTCATTGACCACCATGTCAAGATACTCCATCTGAAAGATCACATCATAGGTGGGAGGAGCCTGTGAAGGATAGAAAGTACACCAtgtgggaggcattcaagaagtaCTTATTGGACCAGGATCGTGGTGCATTGGGCATTTATCCattgcacagttttgaatttctgctaaattctctttttgctacacagaaaCAGAGACCCACAAAAGAGAATACCTACAAGTTCCCAacagtccactcctttctcattaactggctctTAAACACTCAATAACAGAGTTTgggacatttgtagaagaaagaataaaaaccacaTCTTTGCTTACAGTTTCTTAAATTATAGACTTGTGTATACTAATTTcattactgcacacatactagcaacctaCCGAACAGATCAATAGGAACATATTGAATTTCAAAAGTTGGAAGGAAGAAATGGTTGGTGTTGCATCAATATCATTCCAGCTCAGCTTTCCAGTTACTCGAACTAGAGACACCATGGAAAGTTGTCAATAAAACTTCAACACTATCAATTTTCTCAGATTCCTAAAAGCACTAGTTTATCATCTTAATGGTACCCATTAAGGAgagcattccccccccttttgtaGAAAATGGAGAGTTCTCTTGGCACAGAAAGCTCTGATAGCTACTTTGAAATAGGACAAAAATAATGGAATCAAAGCTCTGGCTTAGAGAGATGGAAACTTTGAAGTTCTTTGACTACAACATTCCAAATTCTTCCTTTTGGGAGAATTCTGCCTGACAAACAGATGTGGCTAAACATGTTCCTGGCTAAAGCATTTGAAGCAGAAGCCACCATCTTGAATTTGTACCCCTTTACTCTAAAGGGCGACCATGCTGAAGATTCAAGGGGGTCAAGACACTAGTCCCTATTGTGTCGCCTAGTAACAAAGGTAGATGGCTTGGAAAAAGTTTAATTTactcctttctttgtttctctgttgtatttatatgctgtccatctagtggcaagccactactttAGGTGGGTTAGAAATATTAGGCACATAGAGAACCTCCGACATCAGATCCAAAAATTATATCTAATTATAACTAAACCAACCAAACATAAACATAATATAACATAACAGctacagttaatttttttaaaattacccatGATATCTCACATGAGGAGGATGTTCTTAAACATGTCTGTTGTCACATGGTTAGTGAATGACCAAAGGGAGGAAATATAGCATATATCAACACCTAGCAAGCTCCACATTTTATATTTTGGCCTAGAGTTTGCAGAATTCCACCATCAAGAATGACTAAACTGTTCAATCattttcataggcatccttcagtctcgagagactatggtaacatgctctgaattgaggagtgtcctctccagagcatgaagcccgggtatggtaatatggaggataggctgttacccaagcagcagatcccccctctccacattgctgaaatggtccaatggaaaggcaagagccaatacgactggttccagcaacgtcgcaggagttggcagaacgacacgagctgccttcgggacttcaGCTCCGGAAACTGTTCAATATTGTACCTTTATTTTGAGGATAGGAATTAGGACAATCATCGAACAGAGATCCCCAATGGCTTCTATCTCAAATTCTTCTTCCATCCACTTTCTCACACTTAAGTCTTCTAGGTACAGTCACATCATGCTTTCAAGATTATTTCATTAGCCAAGAACTAGGCACTTAGCTTTCTATATGCTCCTGCAAATAACATTCCATACAATCCACATCACTTAACCTATTGTCTGTAACATGAGGCACCATGATGATAATAGAGGCCTCTACCTGGTTGGGAAGCATCTTGTCAATTTCTTCCTGCAGCTTCTGCTGAACATCTGGGTGGGTGGCCAAGGAGTAAGACAGATAGCTAAGGGTATTGCTGATGGTCTCAAAACTACCAAAAATAAAGGTTACAGCCTGCATCGAAATCTCCTTGTCagtcagagctgaaaataaatgtggagtgaaagacagaaaggaaatCAGTACTACATAGAAtcaggcaataataataataataataataataataataataataataataataataataataataataataataataataataataataataataataacaacaacaacaacaacaacaacaacagcagcagcagcagcagcagcagcatcaacaacaacaacaacaacaacaacaacaacaacaacaacaacaacaacaacaacaacaacaacaacaataataataataataataataataataagaataataataataataagaataataataataataataataataataataataataataataataataataataataataataataataataataataataataataattcttgaaAAGGTAATATTTGCAAGTCTTGTGCGGTGAACTCACAGTCCATCCACACATCCCATTTGTTCCTGTTTAAGAAGAACTGAATGGGTCGTTCAGTTTCCCATTGATTTGAATTAGTTTAACAGATCTACAGTACATGACTACAGTTGAGACTTGAATCAATCATTTCGTCTTGTTTTCTTCGTTTGGATTACTTTGTCTCCCTGGAAAACTgggttatgttttgttttgtttttgcagatcATGTCCTTCCAGATCTCCTATCCTTGTCTCTTCGCTTATCTCAAATAAGGCAAATTCCTCCCGGTCATATACAATTTGAACACTTCTGGCATCATCAGTGATTTCATCTGCAAGAGTAATCTTAATCAACAAGGGAGAGAGCTGACTCAATGGAGGAATGGGGATTTTTCTCCCCAGCACGGCTGCCTCTTGCTGTCTGCTTCATGCTGGCAGCATCAATATGACACACTACTATACTtggaatgggggaaaaaagctaaGAACTCTGAGCTCCCTTTCTCTGTTTCCTGCATCTTTTGCCAAGATGTTCACTTGGCCtgcagggggagtgtgacccccaCATAGGCTAGGCTGCCTACTTGGACTAGATGGGGCAACACTCTCCATGAAGGATCAGGTTCACAATTCATCATttagaagggaaaaggggagaagtAGCTGAGAAGTAGCACGTTGATGGACCCTCAGATGATTAACTAGCCCAATGTGAGCCCAGAAAATAGAGAAACAGTGGTGAAGAGCATATTAGCTGATCCTGGAATTGTTGAGCTATCGAGAAGTTACATCCTCACTTTCTCACTTCTCTTATTCCTATTGTGCTGtgccttcttgattttttttattatttcaaattcTTTTGCCCTTTGCTTAATATAGGTTCTCAAGGCATTCCAGCGTGAATGAGAGCTTCCCAATTGAAATGGTCAACATTAAAAGCTTTCAGTATTGTCTTCAGTATATCCTTGAATCACTTCTCTTGTTTAGGATGCCGTTGAACACCTGGAACAAGATCCCCATAGAAAATGAAGATACTTGTCCAACATCCCGACAACATGGCCGGACCACTGAAGTATTTGTCATTACAATTTAGTAGAAACTTTTGTCATCTGTTGTTTCTCCGGAGACTTCAGGATTAAGGATTTTTATCCTGCCGTTTCATGCTGAGAGGTCTtgcaaaagaggaaagaggaaagtgaCAGAGCTTTGATGCGGAAAGACAGTCCAGATTTCAGCTCCATGAAGCAGAGAGGCTTGAACTACAGCTTCAGACATACTCAGATTAACATAAAGATGGATTCTTCATCAAATCCACCCAGAGGAGTGCAGTCTTCCAAAGACAGTGTGGGCTTCCTGTTGCTGAGAACACAGCAGAAGACGATGCTTCCAAGAGATGCCAACTTTGTAGTAAGGGGCTGTTGGTATACCTTCGGACTGTCTCCTTAGCATTGATCTTCAAACCAACATAGTTGCAGGTGGAAGGGAACAACAGATCAATGTGAATCCAGAAGTGTGGTTGCATTAAGAGCTCAGTCCTCAGCAGATGAAAGCTCACACAGAGTGCAAAATGAGATTTTAATTATATGACCTGAAATTGAAATGCTTCCCTTTGGTGCATCATAGTAGGTCAACTCCAGTGTTTTCTTCCTTGTAGGCATCCCAGTGTATTGCAGAAAACGTAAGACTGAAAACAGTTGGAGCATCTCCATCATTCCAGATATAAAGGAGGAAGGAATCACAGTTCCAATCCACATCACTCTGAACCACACATTTGAGGGGGACGGGCTCTGAGTGATTGCCTGTGGGCAGCCCGCGTGCCATAGAAGTGGAAGGTCCATTAATTCTATAGCCTTCACTGATTTTCGCCTTAAACCTGCCTGTCTTAGCAATATCCCCAAGGAGCCCCTGTTCAAATGGAAATCCATGATCTAATTCTGCTGGAACCCCCACTGCTTCCTCCAAAACCAGTGGTCTACCCTTCTTCTACAGCTCCATAGGAAATTGAAAGGCTTGCTATAGAAGTTTAAGAAACCCTTGGAAAAGTTTTATGCTGTCACACAGGGTTGTGGTGAAACAAGGAGGAGGTGGAATTCCTATTCCACTACCATCTGATACAGAGCCATCCCATTACTTCTTTATATATTCACCTTTATATGAATTTGTGCCATCAGAGACGTCTCCTGAATTTTGGGCCTCCAACATTAGGTGTAGAAAGTCAACGCGCTCCTGCAGGGGTATAGAAATGGTTCATGGTTAGTAGAAAGTGCAAGCAGACCAATGAAGAATTTATGAATCAAGAAACTGCTCAGCATGGTTTACAGCAGTTCATCTTGATGCAGAATAatggttttcttttaaagaaagaagtaGTCGCACATCATCTTGACTATGAATCTGTAGGAGACCAGACAACGGGTTGAACTGACCGTACACTGGTTTTGTTGCCGAtccttcttgatttttttcaccACGGCCGTGAAGAAATCCAACACAGAACAAGGTATCAAGGTGAAATTTAGCTTCTCCAGCAACGGTTGGAGGAACGGAAAGACGACTGGGGAGAAAAACAACATGGTGTTTGAGGAAGAACAGTCCATGACGAAGTCCCACTCAGCTCTTCCAAAGGGAAATTGTAAGAAACCGGTCACATTGCATCTTCTTGGCAGGAGAAGGTGCAACATGGGTCTTGGGGAGATCTTTCACTCCCAGGGGTTTCCCCTCTCTCCTGggtaaaaagggggggagggggaagcaagggAGGGACCCCGGTGTTCAACCCTGAAGGTTTGTGAAGCTATGAACGGATGAACGGATGGAGCCGcataaaggaaagcttgccaCCTTCCAACCCACTGCATTTTATGTTCCAGCAGAGAAAAGGGTCAAAAGGCCTTTAGTAGATGGGGACCTCATACCAGCCACGACCAGCAGCGGATTTACAAAGTCGAATGTGGCCAGATTCTTGAGATTGATGACAAAAGGATCACGGGGGTTATTTATGGAGTCTATGTCGATGCTGAAGGAAGTGCTGGCCACCACATCCAAACTGTAGGTCCCAAAAATgctggagaaaagaaaggaagaaaacacaaatacaaTCCATGCAATGACACCCTATGCCCCCATGGCATTATTTCAAGGAACAGCCTTCCATAGTAACAAGCacaccttgatttttttaaaagagacattTACTCAAACTACAAGTTCAGCAGAATCCTGCTGTGGAAGTCTTCATCTTGGTAGTATGAAGACTGATCACATGAATCCTCCACATTTATTTGGGGTCTGCTTGGGTTCTCAGTTCCCTATTCATCTATCTTCTGCATACTGagcacttaattaattaattaattaatggccATAATCCAAAATGGGGCATGGGATATTTTAATCTCCCATCAGCCACATCCAGAATGCACAAAGCTGAAGGACTATGTGAATTCTACAGTCCTGCAGTCTGCCCTCCAGAAATGTCCATGCCAGATGGTTTCGTGAAAAGCGTAGCTCAAACCAGAAATCAAACAGAGGGATACAGAATGGCAGTGATTCCTCTGAGATTCTTTGTGGACTTATCCAGTCACACTAGGCTAATGTAGACGTATAAGACCACTCACGCTTTCATGTCCATGGATTCATTGTTCTTCATTCTCTTCTGGACGGTCTCCACCAGCACTTCCCCGTAATGGTTGATTATAGGCATCATCTGGAACACAGATCAAAGCCTGAGTTGCCATCCATTAAATGGGGTTGCCATCAACAAAACGTTTGCAGTGGCTTTGCAACCAGCCTCACATCGTTCAGGTGGTCCAGCTTTTAGAAACACAGCCGGGCCGAGGGAAGGGCCTCCCCCAAGGATCTGGTGCATTTCGTGTGATACGGCTTGAGCCAAAAGTCAGATACGGTTAATACTGTACCATCCCTTCACACAGGAATTAAAGGAAACTGAGTCCTTCCTTCTAGGATGACAATCCCAAACTATTTGTATGATAGCAATGCTAAACTCAAGATGGATTTTGCTTTGTTAGGAGTTCAGCTGCTTTAGCATTGGAGAAAAGAGATCAAACACACCGACCAAAATACTCCTTGGGCAGCATGTTATCCAAGAGGGATGGCTTTCACAACTTACTTCCTTTAATCTCCCACTGGTGAAGGTGGGAGAGAGGATGGTGCGGATCCTCTTCCACTCCTCATCTGGGGCCACGAACACAGATGCTTCTAAGTCCCCGCTGAAACCTCTGTCCTTAGTAATGCAGGACATAAAAGAAGACAGCAATGTTAAGTCGTGCCTGTAATTTGTATAATCTCTTTTACATTCTCCTGGACTCAAGGATACATAGGaacccttccagttctacagac includes:
- the LOC110083732 gene encoding cytochrome P450 3A24-like; this encodes MGFFPFFSLETWALIVIFSVLLLLYGIWPYNFFKKLGIPGPRSLPFFGTFLEYRNGVVHFDMKCYQKYGKIWGFFDGRQPVLAILEPAIFKTIFVKQFYTHFTNRHDRGFSGDLEASVFVAPDEEWKRIRTILSPTFTSGRLKEMMPIINHYGEVLVETVQKRMKNNESMDMKAIFGTYSLDVVASTSFSIDIDSINNPRDPFVINLKNLATFDFVNPLLVVAVVFPFLQPLLEKLNFTLIPCSVLDFFTAVVKKIKKDRQQNQCTERVDFLHLMLEAQNSGDVSDGTNSYKALTDKEISMQAVTFIFGSFETISNTLSYLSYSLATHPDVQQKLQEEIDKMLPNQAPPTYDVIFQMEYLDMVVNENLRIYPPAGRIDRVCKNTVEIHGVTIPKGTVVLLPAFVLHRIPEYWPEPEEFRPERFSKENKENIDPYTFLPFGVGPRNCIGMRFALLVLKLTMVILLQKFSFRTCKETPIPLELKSQLFMQPKKPIKLKFVPRKAAGSED